In Paenibacillus guangzhouensis, a single window of DNA contains:
- a CDS encoding Lrp/AsnC family transcriptional regulator, translating to MDQIDRKILSLMHENARMPISEMSRTISMSQPAVTERIRKLEDQGIITGYRAQLSGAKLGKHTTAFVMFKTDNCKDFVSFIEASAEVVDLYRISGEYNYLMKVVTENTESLASFLDACSAHGFSTTLIVLATPFEDKSLISNEV from the coding sequence ATGGATCAAATTGATCGGAAAATATTATCGTTGATGCACGAAAATGCCCGTATGCCCATATCGGAGATGAGTCGAACGATCTCTATGTCGCAGCCTGCCGTAACCGAACGGATTCGGAAGCTGGAGGATCAAGGCATCATTACAGGCTACCGGGCGCAGCTTTCTGGGGCGAAGCTTGGCAAGCATACCACCGCATTCGTCATGTTCAAGACGGACAACTGCAAAGATTTTGTATCGTTTATTGAAGCTTCTGCTGAGGTGGTTGATCTGTACCGGATTAGCGGCGAGTACAATTATTTGATGAAAGTAGTTACGGAGAACACGGAATCGCTTGCGTCTTTTCTTGATGCGTGCAGTGCGCATGGGTTCTCAACGACGTTGATCGTACTGGCGACGCCATTCGAAGACAAAAGTCTGATTTCGAATGAAGTGTAA
- a CDS encoding oxidoreductase, which translates to MTITLNQPITIGGLTLKNRLVMAPMQQYKGTPEAYATEHHIQHYGRRARHVGLMILESTAVSADGRLVPNDIGIFTDQHVEPLREIVKAVHAHNTHIFIQLSHGGRKSSPEVTRTLVAPSAIPFDEVYGTPEALSIDEIQRLVDDYRLAARRSLEAGFDGIEIHAAHGFLVHEFLSPLSNKRHDHYGGSPENRTRFLREILTAIRGEVGQDYPVIIRVSATDYAEGGLTPASIAQMLKPFESELDAIDVSTGGLLPIQPKDVHTGYQLPHAAVFKQLLHMPVIAVGNLHSRSIADRILEDELADSIAIGRPLLSDPDYADTMLTPESLGI; encoded by the coding sequence ATGACGATCACATTGAATCAACCCATTACGATTGGCGGACTCACCTTAAAAAACCGATTAGTCATGGCACCGATGCAGCAATATAAAGGTACACCCGAAGCCTATGCCACGGAGCACCACATCCAACATTATGGCCGGAGAGCCAGACATGTTGGGCTGATGATCCTGGAATCGACCGCCGTCTCGGCGGATGGCCGGCTGGTACCAAACGATATCGGTATTTTTACGGATCAGCACGTCGAACCCTTAAGAGAAATTGTGAAGGCAGTCCATGCGCACAACACACATATTTTCATCCAACTGTCCCATGGCGGGCGGAAATCTTCGCCTGAAGTGACGCGCACGCTCGTAGCCCCTAGCGCGATTCCTTTCGATGAGGTGTATGGCACCCCTGAAGCATTATCGATCGACGAGATTCAGCGCCTAGTTGATGATTATCGGCTGGCGGCTAGACGGAGTCTTGAGGCTGGATTTGATGGCATTGAGATTCACGCCGCACATGGATTCCTGGTCCACGAGTTTCTATCGCCGCTATCTAACAAACGCCATGATCACTACGGCGGTTCACCCGAGAACAGAACACGATTCCTGCGCGAGATTCTAACGGCTATTCGTGGCGAGGTCGGTCAAGATTACCCCGTTATCATTCGAGTCTCTGCCACGGACTATGCCGAAGGCGGACTGACGCCTGCATCGATAGCCCAGATGCTCAAGCCGTTCGAATCAGAACTCGATGCGATTGATGTCTCGACAGGCGGATTGCTGCCGATTCAACCCAAGGATGTACACACGGGCTATCAATTGCCTCATGCGGCTGTGTTCAAGCAGCTCCTTCATATGCCCGTCATCGCCGTGGGAAATCTGCACTCACGCAGCATTGCCGACCGCATCCTTGAGGATGAACTCGCAGACAGCATCGCCATTGGCCGCCCCCTTCTCTCGGACCCGGATTACGCCGATACGATGTTAACTCCCGAATCTTTAGGCATATGA
- a CDS encoding CcdC protein domain-containing protein — protein MNTLSIYLIVVVVILLSIGKEKAIQPSRMWITPALFAWLVYSSLSQTTNLTPLSFVLYIICLAVGLGIGVWRGSLDKVRYNPSTGKITSQSSIGGVIVFLAVMLLRLAVGYWGKEHALVSLSNALLFIPLGSVCARRYVIYMKYQRLQGQRR, from the coding sequence TTGAATACCTTATCGATTTATCTCATTGTCGTCGTCGTTATTCTTCTGAGCATTGGAAAAGAGAAAGCCATTCAGCCTTCTCGCATGTGGATTACACCGGCGCTATTCGCCTGGCTCGTCTATTCAAGCCTCTCGCAAACCACGAACTTAACGCCCTTAAGCTTCGTGCTCTATATCATCTGTCTTGCTGTTGGATTAGGTATAGGCGTGTGGCGTGGTTCGCTTGATAAAGTTCGTTATAACCCAAGCACGGGGAAAATCACTTCCCAGAGCTCTATCGGCGGGGTCATCGTATTTCTGGCAGTCATGCTGCTGCGTCTTGCGGTTGGATATTGGGGAAAAGAGCATGCTCTGGTATCATTAAGTAATGCACTCCTCTTCATCCCACTCGGGAGTGTCTGCGCACGCCGTTATGTCATCTACATGAAGTATCAACGATTACAGGGGCAGCGCAGATAG
- a CDS encoding sensor histidine kinase gives MPTNRWSQLAETISSRSRTITLSFIIFALIIQTINRSSFAIAAIETLCFVAYLVLIWSSDGWLMDYRKRAAAVILIWLLLAAAWIGFDTYKTSNILIFCLIAYNALRLPGSLSILFTAAIIVLDAAIWFFMERVSIDVIFMYSVVHGGMYGFFWGARMRRESNAIKQQHYQELRVMHTQLEQTHRALKQSHKELEEASVRSLRYAVLEERTRIARDIHDSIGHGLTSVIVQLQALPYMIKANTAEADATLSNVLDVARNCLTEVRTVVHQMAIDDAGLGLLALKSLINSVQEQSGLQITLNVKGDVTPWKADVSELLYRVLQESLTNAIRHAKATHVHVSVNEQPEKITMRIQDNGSWTGDAPPSPGFGINGMRERCECAGGSFFMRTNHPHGLALIATIPVDNCPMEGE, from the coding sequence ATGCCTACAAATCGATGGTCACAACTCGCTGAGACAATTTCATCCCGCTCCAGAACGATTACGTTAAGTTTCATTATCTTTGCGCTGATCATCCAGACGATCAATCGATCCTCCTTCGCCATCGCAGCGATCGAAACCCTGTGCTTCGTCGCCTACTTGGTGCTTATCTGGTCGTCCGACGGGTGGCTCATGGATTACCGGAAACGCGCCGCGGCTGTCATCCTCATCTGGCTCCTACTGGCTGCAGCCTGGATCGGATTCGACACCTATAAGACATCCAATATCCTCATATTCTGTCTGATTGCCTATAACGCACTTCGGCTGCCTGGGAGCCTCTCCATACTATTCACAGCGGCCATTATCGTGCTGGATGCGGCCATCTGGTTCTTCATGGAACGTGTCAGCATCGATGTGATCTTCATGTATTCGGTTGTTCATGGCGGCATGTATGGATTTTTCTGGGGCGCGAGAATGAGGCGTGAGTCGAATGCGATCAAACAGCAGCATTATCAGGAACTGCGTGTCATGCACACCCAGCTAGAGCAGACCCATCGCGCACTGAAGCAATCCCATAAGGAACTGGAAGAAGCTTCGGTCCGCTCATTACGTTATGCCGTTCTAGAGGAACGCACGCGGATCGCTCGCGATATTCATGATAGCATCGGCCATGGCCTTACCTCCGTCATCGTCCAGCTGCAGGCGTTACCCTATATGATCAAGGCAAACACGGCTGAAGCCGATGCGACGCTGTCGAATGTCCTGGATGTGGCCCGCAACTGCCTGACCGAAGTGCGTACTGTCGTTCATCAGATGGCCATCGATGATGCCGGACTCGGATTACTTGCGTTAAAAAGCTTGATCAATTCTGTCCAAGAACAGAGCGGATTACAGATCACGCTTAACGTGAAAGGGGACGTGACGCCATGGAAAGCGGACGTATCCGAGCTGCTGTACCGCGTTCTTCAAGAGTCGCTTACGAACGCGATTCGCCATGCAAAGGCGACTCACGTTCATGTATCGGTCAACGAGCAACCGGAGAAGATTACGATGAGGATTCAGGACAATGGGTCGTGGACCGGGGATGCCCCGCCTTCTCCTGGATTTGGCATCAACGGCATGCGCGAGAGATGTGAATGTGCGGGCGGTTCATTCTTCATGCGAACCAACCACCCTCACGGGCTCGCATTGATCGCAACAATACCCGTGGATAACTGCCCAATGGAAGGAGAATAA
- a CDS encoding response regulator, producing the protein MTMEPITVAIIDDQPFIRHGLRYIINAQEDMRVVGEAGNGREAVELAASTYPQVLLMDVQMPEYSGIEATRDILSMWPDSKVVILTTFDTEEYVYGGIRAGAVGYLLKDAAPNELIDAIQAAHRGEAIFRTTMAAKVIAHALNDVITPENKDNPHVHLVDSFTERELEVLQQMAYGLRNEEIANQLHIGESTVKTHVHRILQKFGVQDRTQAVVYAIRNRIVQ; encoded by the coding sequence ATAACCATGGAGCCAATTACGGTAGCTATTATCGATGATCAACCGTTCATTCGACACGGCCTGCGTTATATTATTAATGCGCAAGAAGACATGCGTGTCGTTGGTGAGGCAGGGAATGGTCGCGAAGCGGTTGAACTGGCTGCAAGCACGTATCCACAGGTTCTGCTGATGGATGTGCAAATGCCGGAATACAGCGGGATTGAGGCGACGCGTGACATCTTGTCTATGTGGCCGGACAGCAAGGTCGTCATTCTAACCACCTTCGATACGGAGGAATATGTCTATGGCGGCATACGTGCAGGCGCTGTCGGTTATTTATTGAAGGACGCTGCGCCAAATGAGCTCATTGATGCCATTCAAGCCGCACATCGCGGAGAAGCGATCTTTCGAACAACTATGGCTGCGAAGGTCATTGCCCATGCACTGAACGATGTGATCACACCGGAGAATAAAGATAACCCCCACGTTCACCTCGTGGATTCTTTTACCGAGCGTGAGCTGGAGGTCCTTCAACAAATGGCATACGGACTAAGAAATGAAGAGATCGCGAACCAGCTGCATATTGGGGAAAGTACGGTGAAGACGCACGTCCATCGTATTTTACAGAAATTCGGCGTTCAAGATCGAACGCAGGCCGTTGTCTATGCCATTCGCAATCGGATCGTACAGTAG
- a CDS encoding MFS transporter translates to MEQESNKIGILDVRYRALTIGIVLAVTTVAFEGLAVTTIAPSVAQHLHGISFYGWIFSAFLLSQILGTMIMGQQIGKIGAYRSFSIAIAIFVVGVIVAAVSMNMLMLIGGRVLQGFGAGAIVTCIYYSITLSYPDALRTKILAAFSSAYILPALIGPYFAGLLAEYVSWRFVFWLVLPFIALAVMLTLPSFRKLHAEHRSSNRRKEGFAIVLTLGTGLLLAGLSNITDWIGVVLACIGLILMVRPMQKLLPVDTFKIRRGLPATIVARGLYVACYVATESYVVLALIKVKGLSADMAGLIVAAGALSWSTAAWLQSKWDERDQGHGREKRVIFGIGMMIVGVSMVIAVVGFESGGILLAVVSQILTGFGIGLANPTTGAIALHHANPGEEGEVSSYLQFVDAFCPGVSIGIGGAFMAMSEHVGGNMFIGIMLALGTQLIFVILSFCVSFRIGKGGTRRSILPNDMMGNG, encoded by the coding sequence ATGGAACAAGAATCAAATAAAATAGGTATATTGGATGTGCGATATAGAGCCCTAACCATCGGTATCGTCCTAGCAGTTACGACCGTAGCTTTCGAAGGGTTAGCTGTTACGACGATTGCGCCTAGCGTAGCTCAGCATTTACACGGCATTTCTTTTTACGGTTGGATATTCAGCGCATTTTTGCTGTCACAGATTTTGGGGACGATGATCATGGGACAGCAGATAGGCAAGATCGGTGCGTATCGATCCTTTTCCATCGCGATCGCTATTTTTGTCGTCGGGGTTATCGTTGCTGCTGTGTCCATGAATATGCTGATGCTCATCGGGGGCCGGGTGCTCCAAGGTTTTGGAGCCGGGGCGATTGTGACCTGTATCTATTACAGCATCACATTAAGCTATCCGGATGCGCTTCGAACGAAAATATTGGCTGCGTTCTCTAGTGCTTATATCCTGCCTGCACTGATCGGACCTTATTTTGCCGGGCTGTTGGCAGAATACGTGTCGTGGAGATTTGTATTCTGGCTTGTATTGCCATTCATCGCTTTAGCTGTGATGTTGACCCTTCCTTCCTTTCGCAAATTGCATGCAGAACATCGCTCCTCCAATCGTCGTAAAGAAGGATTCGCCATCGTATTGACCCTAGGCACAGGATTGCTACTGGCCGGATTAAGTAATATAACCGATTGGATCGGCGTTGTGCTGGCCTGCATCGGATTAATCCTTATGGTTAGACCGATGCAGAAACTGCTTCCGGTAGATACATTCAAGATCCGTAGAGGACTACCGGCAACCATCGTTGCTAGAGGACTGTATGTTGCGTGTTACGTTGCGACGGAGAGTTATGTCGTATTGGCATTGATTAAGGTTAAAGGGTTGTCGGCTGACATGGCCGGATTGATTGTCGCCGCAGGTGCGCTGAGTTGGTCTACAGCTGCTTGGCTGCAATCGAAATGGGATGAACGGGATCAAGGGCATGGTAGAGAAAAACGGGTTATTTTCGGTATTGGCATGATGATCGTAGGCGTCTCCATGGTGATCGCCGTCGTTGGCTTCGAGAGCGGAGGAATTCTTCTTGCGGTTGTCTCGCAGATATTGACTGGCTTTGGGATCGGACTTGCGAACCCGACGACAGGGGCGATCGCGCTGCATCATGCGAATCCGGGTGAAGAAGGCGAGGTTTCCTCTTATCTGCAATTTGTTGATGCCTTTTGCCCGGGGGTGAGCATTGGCATCGGCGGTGCTTTTATGGCCATGAGCGAACATGTCGGCGGTAATATGTTCATTGGAATTATGCTGGCTTTAGGTACTCAGCTTATTTTTGTTATCTTGAGTTTTTGCGTATCTTTCCGCATTGGGAAGGGTGGGACTAGACGCTCGATCTTGCCGAATGATATGATGGGTAATGGGTGA